Proteins from one Dermacentor variabilis isolate Ectoservices chromosome 1, ASM5094787v1, whole genome shotgun sequence genomic window:
- the LOC142566233 gene encoding transmembrane protein 41A-like, which translates to MMHILLLPACVAIGTGWLYLLTTLLPSVGHDDDASRLKFPSSHQELKELAELLNSYKEQHAAYVLVLFSSAYLYKQTFAIPGSVFLNVLAGALFGIWKSFLLTCLLSGIGASQCYLLSKFCGQKYVASYFPDKVKLFQDKVKENRDRLLYWLLFLRLFPMTPNWFLNIASPVVGVPLHLFFISVLIGLMPYNFICVQTGCILSELKSMNDILTWTTMAKMAAIAGVALLPSLLMKRGVKKE; encoded by the exons ATGATGCATATTCTGCTACTTCCAGCCTGTGTGGCTATTGGCACAGGATGGTTATATCTCCTCACTACGCTACTTCCGAGCGTCGGCCACGATGATGATGC GAGTCGCCTGAAGTTTCCTAGCAGTCATCAAGAATTGAAAGAATTAGCGGAGCTACTGAATTCCTACAAAGAGCAACACGCAGCTTATGTTTTGGTGCTGTTTTCATCGGCATACTTGTATAAGCAAACGTTTGCCATTCCGGGATCCGTTTTTCTG AATGTTCTGGCTGGTGCACTGTTCGGCATCTGGAAAAGTTTTTTGTTGACGTGCCTGCTTTCTGGAATAGGCGCATCACAGTGCTATTTGCTCTCCAAATTTTGTGGCCAAAAGTACGTTGCGAGTTACTTTCCTGATAAAGTAAAGCTTTTCCAAGACAAG GTCAAGGAAAACAGAGATCGCCTCCTGTATTGGCTTCTCTTTTTGCGTTTATTCCCGATGACACCAAACTGGTTTCTCAACATTGCGTCGCCAGTTGTTGGTGTTCCACTGCACCTGTTCTTCATATCAGTTTTGATTG GCTTGATGCCTTACAACTTTATATGTGTGCAGACAGGCTGCATACTCTCAGAGTTGAAGTCTATGAATGACATACTCACATGGACTACAATGGCCAAGATGGCAGCCATTGCAGGCGTTGCGCTTTTACCAAGCCTTCTGATGAAAAGAGGTGTCAAGAAAGAGTGA
- the RsfS312 gene encoding ribosomal silencing factor RsfS-like protein, 312, which translates to MGSQMVLTTFFRLGGLGVRQIGYRAADAHRDQLCQRLANQAALRRHFSARHSSLRKDDAVDSKLESSQSSKKPLIEPDDETRSILNDIWRDFECVPPKPSPAEGGSSGSSPAPAAATKGDLPKEKGTDGPRIRSMLHSARANAKKLFADEDSSIILDSAEEQSALPDADVDYIPQNIKVDPLEGFNLKRGETGVFEVEELVNILREEKLSDIAVITVPKEMTYADYLVLATAISPRQSRGVTEFLRKLYKRKKASTDPTLFIEGEESADWKVLDMGNVVLHVFLAEARRHYDVETLWTVGSRYDDLTHAKDDPVYNLLQQQIQLMQEMQPKDLVDRCALQS; encoded by the exons ATGGGGTCGCAGATGGTGCTAACCACGTTCTTCCGTCTAGGAGGACTCGGTGTGAGACAAATAGGCTACCGGGCTGCCGATGCTCATCGCGACCAGCTATGTCAACGGTTGGCCAACCAGGCTGCTTTACGGCGTCATTTCTCCGCTCGTCATTCGTCTCTGCGAAAAGACGACGCAGTGGACTCAAAACTGGAAAGCAGTCAATCTTCCAAGAAGCCCTTGATTGAACCAGATGACGAAACGCGCTCAATTTTGAATGACATTTGGCGCGACTTCGAGTGCGTGCCGCCAAAGCCGAGCCCTGCCGAAGGcggtagcagcggcagcagtccAGCGCCCGCTGCCGCAACGAAAGGAGACCTGCCAAAAGAAAAAGGGACGGATGGCCCTCGAATCCGCAGCATGCTGCATTCTGCCAGGGCTAACGCCAAGAAGCTCTTTGCAGACGAAGACTCGTCGATAATCCTGGACTCGGCTGAGGAGCAAAGCGCATTGCCTGATGCTGATGTGGATTACATTCCTCAAAACATCAAAGTTGATCCACTTGAAGGCTTCAACTTAAAAC GTGGTGAAACTGGTGTCTTTGAAGTTGAAGAGCTGGTTAACATTCTACGAGAAGAAAAGCTGTCTGACATTGCTGTTATCACAGTTCCAAAGGAGATGACATATGCAGACTACTTGGTTTTAGCAACAGCAATCTCACCACGTCAATCTCGAGGAGTGACAGAATTTTTGCGAAAATTG TACAAGCGCAAGAAGGCTAGCACCGACCCAACCCTATTCATTGAGGGAGAAGAAAGTGCTGACTGGAAAGTGCTGGACATGGGGAATGTGGTGTTGCATGTATTTTTGGCAGAAGCACGCAGACATTATGATGTAGAGACCTTGTGGACTGTAGGAAGCCGCTATGATGACCTTACACATGCAAAGGATGATCCAGTGTACAACCTGTTGCAGCAGCAGATCCAACTGATGCAGGAGATGCAACCCAAAGATCTTGTTGATCGATGTGCTTTGCAGTCTTGA